In Ischnura elegans chromosome 6, ioIscEleg1.1, whole genome shotgun sequence, one genomic interval encodes:
- the LOC124160926 gene encoding uncharacterized protein LOC124160926, which yields MVSTVQGVRIRNFFGLVLAFLGSFSILFALSLGISGLVMYFSQGDLFWIGNPVTGPSVSFFLILEGFLLELALALSLLLFGYSVKGNLRASLILLRKAKTKLAGKGIEHFQEGIEEEEFDSNKEISWPKLDKFRKDFETKAPKCLWISLLLMSGVNLGIALTCRIMASEDAPSGLGMAMRSYGTDPKARKALDYVQQKGECCGDQVYTDWLNVQWCMERASLVPSEVGMPGYVNVCGPKHRDVKNDVPGSCCTPRRSPCIHDPLDLFGLGLLHTDGCSRYIENQLKPKYMSMAKFHLFLGIYKLILMALVFLLRPRDDPQSETATDDEAKGLLDDLNPKNFGLSELVSKPSTKSWFSGLAKKVNPKASDEQSPTEESKPSDMEDKSSSRKQIDSNKLISSAIKFTDPVKKLPKIISKEANKAPEGAATDKMEVKEKESVGIQAAPIKASSSRAPVLSKMDIPEEKNIKLDQSSPSRSAQPVSDDIRKRGIDEKSSRLSRTRSYDSKQVSPRPNVKGSLSQWSKPLSGNKPDSVVAQITPSSNEQRKISPIGVVN from the exons ATGGTTTCGACAGTACAAGGTGTGAGGATCCGCAACTTCTTCGGGCTAGTGCTGGCTTTCCTGGGATCTTTCTCCATCCTATTCGCTCTGAGCCTTGGCATCTCCGGGCTCGTGATGTACTTTAGCCAAGGTGACCTCTTCTGGATAGGCAATCCCGTGACAGGCCCGAGTGTGTCCTTCTTTCTCATTCTTGAGGGATTCCTCCTGGAACTTGCCCTAGCCCTGAGCTTGTTGCTCTTTGGTTACTCAGTTAAAGGCAATCTCCGAGCTTCGCTTATACTATTGAGGAAGGCAAAGACGAAGCTAGCTGGGAAGGGAATAGAACATTTCCAAGAGGGCATAGAAGAGGAGGAGTTTGATTCAAACAAAGAAATCTCATGGCCGAAGTTAGATAAGTTCAGAAAAGACTTCGAAACGAAAGCTCCAAAG TGTCTGTGGATCTCCCTGCTGCTCATGTCCGGCGTGAACCTGGGCATCGCGCTTACGTGCCGCATTATGGCCAGTGAAGACGCACCCTCGGGATTGGGCATGGCCATGAGGAGCTACGGCACGGATCCTAAGGCGCGCAAAGCACTCGATTATGTGCAGCAGAAGGGCGAGTGCTGTGGTGATCAAGTGTACACGGACTGGCTGAACGTGCAGTGGTGTATGGAAAGAGCGAGCCTCGTACCCAGCGAGGTGGGCATGCCTGGATACGTCAATGTCTGCGGTCCGAA ACACAGGGACGTGAAGAACGACGTGCCTGGCAGTTGCTGCACCCCTCGCCGCTCCCCATGCATCCACGACCCCCTTGACCTCTTTGGACTCGGCCTCCTGCACACTGACGGCTGCTCCCGATACATCGAAAATCAGTTGAAACCCAAGTACATGAGTATGGCCAAGTTCCACCTGTTCCTTGGTATTTACAAG CTCATCCTAATGGCTCTGGTGTTTTTGCTAAGGCCAAGAGATGATCCCCAATCTGAGACTGCGACGGACGACGAGGCAAAAGGTCTCTTGGACGACCTGAATCCCAAGAACTTCGGCCTTTCCGAACTTGTCTCCAAGCCATCAACAAAGTCATGGTTCTCGGGACTCGCCAAAAAAGTTAATCCAAAGGCCTCCGATGAGCAGAGCCCAACAGAAGAAAGCAAACCATCGGATATGGAAGACAAATCCTCCTCCCGGAAGCAAATTGACTCCAATAAGCTCATATCATCTGCTATTAAATTCACGGATCCTGTAAAGAAGCTACCCAAAATAATAAGTAAAGAGGCGAACAAGGCTCCTGAGGGTGCAGCGACTGATAAGATGGAGGTCAAGGAAAAGGAATCGGTCGGGATTCAGGCAGCGCCGATCAAGGCATCTAGTAGTCGTGCTCCAGTACTTAGTAAAATGGACATTCCTGAGGAGAAGAATATTAAGCTGGACCAATCCAGCCCTTCTCGGTCCGCACAGCCGGTTTCAGATGATATTAGGAAGAGAGGAATAGATGAGAAGTCGTCCAGGTTATCTAGAACCCGGTCGTACGATTCTAAGCAAGTTAGCCCGCGGCCTAATGTGAAGGGGAGTTTGTCGCAGTGGTCGAAGCCCTTGTCCGGAAACAAACCAGATTCAGTAGTGGCGCAGATCACCCCATCTAGCAATGAGCAGCGAAAGATCTCACCCATCGGTGTCGTAAACTGA